A region from the Conexivisphaerales archaeon genome encodes:
- a CDS encoding tRNA (adenine-N1)-methyltransferase, producing MKKNKRISYDDFVLFYGKGKTWLVKLVEGRDLHTHIGKISISSVVGRPYGAAILSEKGETVYALRPTIEDFIMKCERLTQIVYPKDLGIIALEADIQPGSKVVEVGSGSGATTIFLANLVRPKGHVYSYEIKEDFLRVAERNVKRAGLGEYVTFYNRDAMQGIQEEDVDTVLVDLGDPWLLVKECWRVLQPSGHFVGITPTMNQAEKLAEELRNNGFERIKCIEILLRNMEVRTGKTRPSTMMVGHTAYLNFATKVLKDLPKQL from the coding sequence GTGAAGAAGAACAAAAGAATATCCTATGACGACTTTGTCCTGTTTTATGGAAAAGGTAAGACATGGCTAGTCAAGCTGGTCGAAGGAAGAGACCTTCACACTCATATAGGAAAGATAAGCATAAGCTCTGTGGTAGGCAGGCCATATGGGGCAGCGATCCTTTCAGAAAAGGGGGAAACTGTCTATGCTCTCCGTCCAACCATCGAAGACTTCATAATGAAGTGTGAAAGGCTCACACAGATAGTCTATCCTAAGGACCTGGGCATTATCGCTCTCGAAGCAGATATTCAGCCGGGCTCAAAGGTTGTAGAGGTGGGAAGTGGAAGCGGCGCAACAACGATCTTTTTAGCAAATCTGGTAAGACCAAAGGGACATGTCTATAGCTATGAGATAAAAGAAGATTTTCTCAGGGTGGCAGAAAGAAACGTCAAAAGAGCCGGCCTTGGAGAGTATGTGACGTTCTACAACAGAGACGCGATGCAGGGTATTCAGGAAGAAGATGTTGATACTGTGCTTGTGGACCTAGGAGACCCGTGGCTTCTGGTCAAAGAGTGCTGGAGGGTGCTCCAGCCTTCCGGCCACTTCGTCGGCATAACCCCAACTATGAACCAGGCTGAGAAACTTGCTGAGGAGCTGCGGAACAACGGTTTTGAAAGGATAAAATGCATCGAAATTCTTCTCAGGAATATGGAGGTAAGGACCGGCAAGACAAGACCCTCAACAATGATGGTTGGCCATACCGCCTATCTAAATTTCGCAACAAAGGTTTTGAAGGATCTACCTAAGCAACTCTGA
- a CDS encoding PfkB family carbohydrate kinase yields the protein MKVRLLGHLTFDDVTVVDEKGTNIEYESVGGPPIYSGLLLAKLGLEPFIHTRYGPDFDSSRLLWLTKNGLTLSKHSASASSMTTRFRIQVNKKSGERELYLVSRCEDINVDDSEFDPHFDFDADSDVCLVQPVFREVSPDILKKLRERCSYLFLDPQGFLRKSVNGRIALAENRKLAGSLASLDGIKVDVEEGYVLTGKREIAQIGSSLLQRGVKEVIVTAGGSGTYLFTERLALFIPLPKTDLFDGIGAGDMLGAGYAFARQSMDFSDSLAFAVACAISRIDRRALEKIPTQREVETMMTQLLPRMVRVA from the coding sequence TTGAAAGTAAGGCTTCTGGGGCATCTGACCTTCGATGATGTGACTGTAGTTGATGAAAAAGGTACTAACATAGAATATGAGAGCGTCGGAGGACCGCCAATCTATTCTGGCTTATTGCTGGCAAAGCTAGGGTTGGAGCCTTTCATACATACAAGGTACGGTCCTGATTTCGACAGCAGCAGGCTGCTCTGGTTGACGAAAAATGGTTTGACTCTAAGCAAGCATTCTGCCTCTGCTTCTAGCATGACGACAAGATTCAGAATACAGGTCAACAAGAAGAGCGGGGAAAGAGAACTTTACCTTGTCAGCAGATGCGAAGATATAAATGTAGATGACTCCGAATTTGACCCCCATTTTGATTTTGACGCTGACAGCGATGTATGCCTTGTACAGCCTGTATTTAGAGAAGTAAGCCCTGACATCTTAAAAAAACTCAGAGAAAGATGCAGTTATCTATTTCTAGACCCACAAGGTTTCCTCCGTAAGTCTGTCAATGGCAGGATAGCTCTGGCCGAGAACAGAAAACTAGCTGGAAGCCTAGCCAGTCTCGATGGTATTAAGGTGGATGTTGAAGAGGGTTATGTATTGACAGGCAAGAGAGAGATCGCTCAGATAGGAAGCAGTCTGTTGCAACGGGGAGTGAAAGAAGTAATTGTTACTGCAGGAGGTTCAGGCACCTATCTCTTCACAGAAAGACTTGCACTGTTTATCCCATTACCAAAAACTGACCTTTTTGATGGGATAGGAGCCGGAGATATGCTTGGAGCAGGCTATGCGTTTGCAAGGCAGAGTATGGACTTTTCGGACTCGCTAGCCTTTGCTGTGGCATGTGCCATATCAAGAATAGACAGAAGAGCGCTAGAAAAAATACCAACACAAAGAGAAGTCGAGACCATGATGACGCAGTTGCTTCCAAGGATGGTCAGAGTTGCTTAG